The genomic stretch TTGTTCTATTTTCTCCACAGCATCTTCAGTAGAAACTGcttttttctttcccttcttcctTGCTCTTTTCTCCCTTTCCTGCACCAATATGCATGTTAATATTATATAGCTGAAGAGCTACAAATAAATACTTTTAAAACCTAATAACTACGCACTTGCGTATAAAAATATTCAATCACATTATATCATATAGGTATTTGTGAAAATGCTTAACAAATTAGTTAATATAAAGTGACATTAAGATATGATTAAGATGCATGTGTAAAGCATTTTTATGATGGTGCATAGTTATTGGTTTTAGAAACAATCTAAATCATAATACTATTACCTTCTCTTTTTGCTCAGCTTCTTTTTGTGCCTTATAGAGAGCCCTTTGTTGGGCCTTCTCTGCATTACGCTTTTTCCTTTGCAGTGCCTCCTTAGCTTTCTCAATTTCCTCTAGCCTTTTCATTTCCttcagctttgcttcttcttcctcCTTCCTCGCCTTTTCAGCCTTTAAGATTTGCTCCTCTTCCTCCTTTGTTTTCACAGGTTCCTTAGGTTCCTTATCTTCATCAGACTCGTCACCCCAACGACGAACTGGAACTGCTGACTTCTTCTCTGAAGGAGCAGGTTTTGCGGGCTTTTTAGCATTAGTTGTCTGACTTATTTCAGGTTTTTGTACCACAACCTTGGTAGCGGGTTCATCCTTTGCATTAACAGTAACGGATTCAGTTGGTATTGATTTCTTTTGTTGTTCAGGAGTTGATCGCGAGACCAAAGAATCATTTTTAGAAGCTCTTTCAATGAAGGTATTAGTAGGAATCACTGGTGGCTCTTCATCAGGACCAAGCATTCGGCCATCGTAAGTTTGCAGTCTCCTCAGTGTACTCCTGGTGTTGCACCGGAGATAGTTCTTTCTGAACTCATCATTCTTCCACATCTCATGTATTCGCTCAGCCTGAATTGGTAAGTGCCAAATTCAAGTTTATTTGCCTAATAATACAGTACAGTAATAAAAAGATAATCTCTCTACTTGTTTCAAGTGTAAAAAAGGATTACCTCATCAATACATAAGCTTTGCACCTCCTCTTTCTTCCCTTGTACTGCTAGTTCTTGAGCTTTAATTGAAGCATTTTTGTATTCCCAAAAATATTTGCTCTGCAGAAGAGTGAACAAAACTAAGCTCAGTATTTGCTATATACATTGTATATTTTTATAGAATAAGTCTAAATATTTTACTTCCATAACAGAAAAAGTTATTCTGTGCCACTAAGAACACATCATCCAACAGAACAGCCGAGTTCAGCAGATAAAATTttaggaaattttttttaaaaaaaaaaagtagaggaAAAAAAAGTTTGAGGCGATGTGTATGCTTACTAAGACTAGTCTCCAGACACTAGTCCTGAAAATTAGATATTCTGTGCCAACACAGCCTAAGCATTAAATTCTTTAATCCACAAAGCCGTGTGGCATTTGTTGTGCAATTTAATGGCACAAGCAAACAACAAAGGAACATATTCCTTTTGCGCTAGCTTCTAAATGATCAATTATTACTTCATGGTTTTGATTTCCTTCATATACTTACAGAGCAGCTAGAATTCTATAAACAACTAGATTGCTATAAGACAATATTGAAACTCATACACAATTACCCCTGAATTTGACATTAGTATCAAATAAATTTTCTTAACTTCTTAGTGAATAAGCAGTTTTCAAGCTTCAAAATGTTAAATCCAAAACAACCCAAGAGtaaattttgttttgttctgataaACAAAACAGATATTACTTCATGGTTTTGATTTCCTTCTTATATTTACAGAACAGCTAGATTTCTATAAGCAACTAGATTGCTATAAGATAGTAATATTTGAACTCATACACAATCACCCCTAAATTTGACATGAGTATCAAATAAATCTTCCAAACTTCTTAGTGAATAAGCAGTTTTCAAGCTTCAAAATGTTAAATCCAAAACAACCCAAAAGTAAATTTTGCTCTGTTCTGATAAACAAAACAGATATCTTGCAACAATTTTTCCATCGGGGAAGAAGTACTGAAAACAAAAAGGGGTGTAGTAGACAGGAAAGAAAGATCAAACCTTTTCATGTAATTTCCTTTTCAAAATCTGTAGCTTGACAAAAGCTTCTTGACGAATGTCATCAGCAGTCTTAAATCGAGCAAGAACCTCACTCACTTGATTACTTTCTTCATCATATTTCTTCTTTGCTGCTTTAGTTACTGCTTCTGCCTTCAGAACATTATTTCTAAGCACATCTAAATCCTTCCTCAAGAGCTGTAATTGCTGAAAATATTGAAGTCAAAGACAATGGAATTCAGCTAGATGATAAAAAGATAGCAGTAGTTaattcagaaaatatataaagaaaagAAACACAACTCTAGTACCTTAGATTGCTCTTCAATATTGTCTTTTTCGTCAAGAGATTGTGATTGATCCTGTTTTGCTATAATAGTAGACAGCTCGCCACGACTCtgcttcaattgtttgatttgGCGTATCAATTGCTTTTCTTCTTTTAGAGGCAGAGTTTCATGCTGAATCATGTGTTCCATGTTTCTAATCTGAAACCAAATTATAAATCTAGAGATGTTAACACAACAAAACAGGCATAAAAATCACATCCTGGTAAATATCTctggaataaaaaaattaaagcatACCTTGCTATCGATATCTCCTACAGAAATTGCATTATTTAATCTATTCATGGTGGATTGAACTGAATCCATCTCCTGCCGTTTGGATTTGAGCAACTCCCTTGAAGCTCTCTCTTCTTGTACTGCAGCTCTAAATTCTTGCCCATACTCTTTACACATGGCCTGATCGAATTATCATTCAAAATAAGTATCTAACATCATATACTGTTCTTCATATTACagagatattttctattttgttaatCAAACTCATAACATTCTAATATGTTCTGTTGTGCATATTGCTTACCTTTTTAGTCTGGCTTTCAGCTCGAATTTCATCACGGATTTTAGTTTTCTCTTCTACTTGTTGAAGAGCATGTTGAATCTGCTCTTTTATATTTTCATCATCATCGTATCTGGGAACCCGGATCAACCAATAGAAGGGCTTTCTCACCACCTCAGTGACCATATTCTGAGCATCCATAGCCTCAGAGGCAGATGCTTCTTGGGATGTTTTCAAATCTTCATTAGTCTGGATGCTTTCTTCAACTGACGGTTCAGCTTCAACTGAAGGTTCAGCTTTAACTGAAGATTCAGCTTCAACTGAAGGTTCAGCTTCAACTGAAGGTTCAGCTTCAACTGAAGGTTCAGCTTCAACTGAAGGTTCAGCTTCAACTGAAGATTCAGCTTCAACTGATGGTTCAGCTTCAACTGATGGTTCAACTTCAACTGATGGTTCAACTACACTACCCACAACATCGGTTTTCAAATCTTGCACATGAAGAGAAGGTTCAGCTTCAACTGAAGGTTCAGCTTCTACTGAAGGTTCAGCTACACTACCCACAACATCGGTTTTCAAATCTCGGACATGAAGAGAAGGATCAGCCTCACTCTGCATCACATTGTTTGAAACTTCAACTTCACTCTCCACTGTTTCTGTTGAAGGTTCAGCTTCACTACCAATTGCATCGTTTTTCATCTCAGGCTCAGACACCTCAATTGATTTATCATCATCCTTGACAGCATTATCAGAAGGTTCAGCCTCACTCTCTTCTTCAATGTTCTTCGTATCAACAGAAGGTTCGTTTTCAATTACACCTTCATCAGCATCATCAGAAGTCCCTGACTTGATTAATTCTGCTAAATCTTTTCCTTGAAGAACCACTTGAGGTTCTGATATCTCAACAGACCTCTCCAATTCACCGATATCACTAGGAATCACTTTCTCCTCAGCGATCACCTCAACATCTGCCAAACCATTTTCAACAACAGTATCAGAGACAGACTCAGACGATACCTTCTCTACACCATTTTGACTATCTTCAACTGCACATTCCTCCACATCGATATTATCACTGGCTCCATTATCATGGACGGGAATTTCGTTTTTCTCAACTGATTCACTCACTTCAGCATCAACCACAGTTTCCAATTCAACATCAGGAATTTCATTCTTCTCAGCTGATTCACTCACTTCAGCATCAACCGCAGTTTCCAATTCAACATCAGGAATTCCGTTCTTCTCAGCTGATTCACTCACTTCAGCATCAACCACAGTTTCCGATTCAACATCAGGAATTTCGTTCTTCTCAGCTGATTCACTCACTTCAGCATCAACTACATTTTTCAACTCAGCCTCATGAATTTCGTTCTTCTCGGCTGATTCACTCACTTCAGCATCAACTACATTTCTCGACTCAGCATCATGAATTTCATTTTTCTCAGCTGATTCACTCACTTCACCACCAACTTCACTTTCCAATTCAGTATCACGAACTTTATTCTTCTCATCCGAAACATCTACATCAACAACACTTTCACTCTCCACTTTTTCTCTGTCTTTAGATTCAGTTGTTTCCACCACATCAGAATCAACAGACACCACAGGCTCTGTAGAAGCAACAGCaacttcttcaacaacaacaggAATCTCAATCTCTTTAACATCTCCTTCTCCATCCCCATCCACCGCACCGTTTTCAACAGCTCTACCTTCCAACTCACGATCACTCTTGTCCACGTCAGCAACAACGCCAATCTCATTCTCCTCAACGGCACCGTTATGAACACTCTCCAATTCGCGATCCTTAACCTTCAATTCTGCCTCCTCTACAACAGAATCAGTAACTTCTTCACGAATCTCGCTCTGATTCTCCACATCACATCCATTCGGTTGTTTATCCAACACACCGTTTTTCACACTTGTGAATTCGCTATCGTCACCAACCTCCGCAACAGTATCAGTAACATGAACGTTATTCACATCAGATCCCGAACCGTTTTGACGAATCTCTCCTTCCCGTTCAACGACATCAACAGTAGTCGTTTCGTCAACAGAACCATTCGAAACTACACAAGGCTCTTCCGTAATAACCTTACCTCGAGACTCACCTTCCACCTTGTGATCCTCCAACGCTACACCATTACCGTCAACAGTAACGATCGGATCTGAATCAACGGAATCAGAAACAACTCCGGCACCGACATTACCGTTCTCAGAAATTTCCTTACCGCGTACATCGCCATTGCAATGCTCCGTAACGACCTTGTGATGATCTTCGGCGGCGTTATCGGAATTTTCCTTGCTGTGTACGTTCACCACCTCCTCCGCCGTCATTGCGCTTCCTGAAAATGTCAACAAGAAAAAATTGAAAACGCGTTGGGATCAAAATCAAATCGAATCACGATTTTGAACGGATCAAGGAAATAAAATCGAGAAAAAAGGTGAATTGCTTACGGAGATGAAGTGTGTAGATGAAATTGAAGGAATGAGAGAGGGAATTGAAGAGAACGGGAAATAAGGGAGTTGGGATGGGAACACAGAAAGAGATGTAGATGCAGATAAATAGCCGAcagagaagaaaagagaagagaagagcaAAATAAAGGAGAGAAAGGTAATGTCAGTCCCTAACTTGGTTTATTTTATACTAACTCCTATTTaaaatttctcttttatttttattataaaaggaAGACTTGAATATATTTCTAATCGTTATgaaatcaaatttaattttactaaattttaattgaaaataaacttaaaaaggttttcacttaaattaatttaaaaaattatatttttaatttaacaaattatatatttttccaTTCATTATAAAATTTTACAAATTCACTCGTTCAGAATTAACAAATTTagagttataaaattttattaatactaaaataatctttttttttcttaaattaatttaacaaattattattttttccattcattattttttttctttggttGTAATTATAgacaaaaattaatttattaaattatgtaTCTGATTCATATTTAAGGCTAAATACATTaactatttaataaatttaaaaataatttaaaaccaAAAGAAATaggttatgttaaaaattaaagtaaaaaatattttattaatatttctttGCATAATTGTATCAAAAATACAAATAgttcatgcataaataaattgatgtatttgatttatatttaagACTAAATACATTaactatttaataaatttaaaaataatttttattttgatacaACAGAGGGCTAAAAGCCCAAAGGAAGAAAGTTTCATTGCATgagtaaataaattaaataatttttaggcTGTTTTTcgatttaaaattttgatttggtatttttcaaattaaattacCATTGCCTACCTCATTTATTATAGATCACGTAATAGTGCATATCCAATGGGATATTCAGCGTAACGTGTTTATTTGTGGATTTCTGATTTACATGTATCAATTTATGATATGGTAGGATAAAATTAGATGATGATGCAAAAGAATAGTttctaatataaatataataatatgccAATTTATGATACGGTAAGGATGGAGTTAAATAATGATGCAACGTAATAGTGATATGATAACCATTTCCTATATTTGGGGCACCCATcgtaagaataaaataaaaaaacagctattgttattttattactttatatGTTTAATATTATTTGATAGTGACATACTTTCTAGTCttatatataagaaaaaaatatttaattttaaaattttattgaatAGACAATAAGGTATATAGACAACAATATATGATTTTATCTATACATAATAgttattcaatatataaaaaaatgatttttctaaaaataaaaatatatatgggATAAGATCAATTGACAACAAATGTCATGACACCAAATTTTAtctctttattattatt from Vicia villosa cultivar HV-30 ecotype Madison, WI linkage group LG4, Vvil1.0, whole genome shotgun sequence encodes the following:
- the LOC131595706 gene encoding uncharacterized protein LOC131595706, with protein sequence MTAEEVVNVHSKENSDNAAEDHHKVVTEHCNGDVRGKEISENGNVGAGVVSDSVDSDPIVTVDGNGVALEDHKVEGESRGKVITEEPCVVSNGSVDETTTVDVVEREGEIRQNGSGSDVNNVHVTDTVAEVGDDSEFTSVKNGVLDKQPNGCDVENQSEIREEVTDSVVEEAELKVKDRELESVHNGAVEENEIGVVADVDKSDRELEGRAVENGAVDGDGEGDVKEIEIPVVVEEVAVASTEPVVSVDSDVVETTESKDREKVESESVVDVDVSDEKNKVRDTELESEVGGEVSESAEKNEIHDAESRNVVDAEVSESAEKNEIHEAELKNVVDAEVSESAEKNEIPDVESETVVDAEVSESAEKNGIPDVELETAVDAEVSESAEKNEIPDVELETVVDAEVSESVEKNEIPVHDNGASDNIDVEECAVEDSQNGVEKVSSESVSDTVVENGLADVEVIAEEKVIPSDIGELERSVEISEPQVVLQGKDLAELIKSGTSDDADEGVIENEPSVDTKNIEEESEAEPSDNAVKDDDKSIEVSEPEMKNDAIGSEAEPSTETVESEVEVSNNVMQSEADPSLHVRDLKTDVVGSVAEPSVEAEPSVEAEPSLHVQDLKTDVVGSVVEPSVEVEPSVEAEPSVEAESSVEAEPSVEAEPSVEAEPSVEAEPSVEAESSVKAEPSVEAEPSVEESIQTNEDLKTSQEASASEAMDAQNMVTEVVRKPFYWLIRVPRYDDDENIKEQIQHALQQVEEKTKIRDEIRAESQTKKAMCKEYGQEFRAAVQEERASRELLKSKRQEMDSVQSTMNRLNNAISVGDIDSKIRNMEHMIQHETLPLKEEKQLIRQIKQLKQSRGELSTIIAKQDQSQSLDEKDNIEEQSKQLQLLRKDLDVLRNNVLKAEAVTKAAKKKYDEESNQVSEVLARFKTADDIRQEAFVKLQILKRKLHEKSKYFWEYKNASIKAQELAVQGKKEEVQSLCIDEAERIHEMWKNDEFRKNYLRCNTRSTLRRLQTYDGRMLGPDEEPPVIPTNTFIERASKNDSLVSRSTPEQQKKSIPTESVTVNAKDEPATKVVVQKPEISQTTNAKKPAKPAPSEKKSAVPVRRWGDESDEDKEPKEPVKTKEEEEQILKAEKARKEEEEAKLKEMKRLEEIEKAKEALQRKKRNAEKAQQRALYKAQKEAEQKEKEREKRARKKGKKKAVSTEDAVEKIEQDSAASPSSETLTRTIEESDQSEKPVEVTKRTVKPSQFIKQNKVKSLPMSIRNRGKRRIQPWMWVLIAVLVIAALFYIGNNSSLRSSFQSFGF